Part of the Nodosilinea sp. PGN35 genome is shown below.
GTTGCTATTGATCTGGGGCAGGCGGCGGGCTGCGAGGGCCACAACCGCACCATTGTGGGCACCAACGACTACCGAGACACCGCCAACTCAGACATTGTGGTGATTACCGCCGGGCTGCCCCGCCGCCCCGGCATGACCCGCGACGACCTCACCCAGGTCAACGGCAAGATTGTGATCAATACCCTGCGCCAGGCTTTGGCCCTGTCGCCCCAGGCCAGCGTGATAGTAGTGACTAACCCGCTGGATGTGATGACCTACCTGGCCTGGAAAGCCAGCGACCTGCCCCCCCACCGGGTGATGGGCATGGCCGGAGTGCTCGACTCGGCCCGATTTCAAACCTTTGTTGCCTGGGAACTGGGGGTGCCGCCGCGCGATGTCTCGGCCATGGTGCTGGGGGGCCACGGCGACCTGATGGTGCCCCTGCCCAGCTACACCACCGTCAACGGCATTCCGGTGGCGGAACTGCTGCCCGCCGACCGGCTGCAAGCGCTGATCGATCGCACCCGCAACGGCGGCGCTGAAATTGTGCAGTTGCTCAAGCAGGGGGGAGCCTACTACGCGCCCGCCTCCTCGGCCTGCGTCATGGTGGAGTCGATGCTGCTCAACCAGCGGCGCATTTTGCCCCTGGCCGCCCACCTCACGGGCCAGTACGGCCTGGATGGTCTGTATCTGGGGGTGCCCTGTCGCCTGGGCCAGGGCGGCGTTGAAGACATTCTAGAACTGTCGCTGACCCCGGCAGAGCAGGCGGCCTTGGAGCGATCGGCAGCCTCGGTCAAAGAGCAGCTGCCACAGGCCCTAGCCCTGTTAGACTCGTAATTTCTAGGCTGGTCGCAATGAAGCGCAGTACAGCTCTAGCTACTCTGGTTGAACCAATTTCCCTTAAATGTTTAAACGTTTCAACGTTCAAACGCCTCAACGCTTTCTTGAGGTGCTGACCAATATGACGGTGGCTATATCTCGCACAGCCCGTTTCAGGCCAGCAGAATAACCAGCAGCAGAAAGCCGAAGACGGAAGCGCCAGACTGCCAGAAAATTTTAGAAGCGGTGTGGTTGACCATGACTCTCACCTTACGGGCTAAGGATAGAAACACTGTGTGGTCTAAGCATTCCCAAATCTAACCTTAGAATCTTTGGGATTTAGACTACCAGGCTCTACTCTCACTGTAGGTCTCTGGGCCTAGACCTGCCGCAATGGATGTGCCACAACTCCGGTGATTCTAGCGCCCAGCGGCGGTGACCTCGATCAGCTGTTTCGTCAAATGCTATGAATTCAACCGCCCTGCCCGAGTTTTTGCAGCGCTCTGCCGCCCACTACTGGCTGCAAAATGCCCGCCTGCCCCTGGCCTGCGTCGATGGGTCGGTAGAGTGGAAAACGGCGATCGCCGCCCTAGCCGCCCCCCCCATCTCAGAAGAACTGGTCGCCGCTCACCTAGAAATCCAGGAGGGGCGGGTTGCGGCGATAATTCCGGCCAGCCAGCCCCTTGACCCCGACCAGCCCGCCTGGGATCTGCGCCAGGGCATGGTGTGGCCCTGCTTTGCCGACTGCCACACCCATTTGGACAAGGGCCAGACCTGGTTTCGCAGCCCCAACCCCGACGGCACCTTTGACTCAGCCCTAAAGGCTGCCGAGGCCGATCACCGCAACTGGAGCGCTGAAGATCTCTACCCCCGCATGGGCTTTGGCCTGCGGTGCAGCTATGCCCACGGCACCCAGGCCGTCAGAACCCATCTGGATTGTCTAGACGGGCAGGAGCGGGTGAGCTTTGCGGTCTTTGATCGGCTGCG
Proteins encoded:
- the mdh gene encoding malate dehydrogenase yields the protein MTAYSASSVCGPVNQVTVVGAGNVGSTLAQRLLERNLANVVLVDIVDGRPQGVAIDLGQAAGCEGHNRTIVGTNDYRDTANSDIVVITAGLPRRPGMTRDDLTQVNGKIVINTLRQALALSPQASVIVVTNPLDVMTYLAWKASDLPPHRVMGMAGVLDSARFQTFVAWELGVPPRDVSAMVLGGHGDLMVPLPSYTTVNGIPVAELLPADRLQALIDRTRNGGAEIVQLLKQGGAYYAPASSACVMVESMLLNQRRILPLAAHLTGQYGLDGLYLGVPCRLGQGGVEDILELSLTPAEQAALERSAASVKEQLPQALALLDS